CGTTCGCAGTGAAAGACGACACTGACATTTCAAACACAGAAGTCAAATTCCTGTCTGCTCTCAGTGCCCGAGCTCTTATCCCAAGAGCCCAGGGACTTCCCTGAGTGTTCCTGGCTGAAACCTGTCAGCTGCGTTTCGGTGCTCTCTGGGGCTGAAAGTCTGGAAGCCAACCTAACCATAACCGGAGCTGAAACTCCATCCTCGCCTCGTGGTCTTGCGGACTTGTCCCGGTCATCTTTGAGCCCTGTAGTTGCTGTAAAGGGATGGAAGACGTGAtcataaaaatgtgaattttatgGTGGCTCTTTCATGGCTTTGAGAGATTTGGTGGCTTAAAAGGGTATGGTCAGGTCAGGCTGGAGTTACGCAAGAGCCATCAAAGCTTTTGTGgctgtttggcttttttattttaatacccAGGCAGTATCTGCAGCCTCAGCCTTGCCACGctggagaaaatacaaattaaaggTGATAGAAACCTCTCAGCTCAGGGAACCTCTGCTGTGTCTGAGCCAAGAAATGCTGAGGTCTAAAAGAGCTGCAGCCTGAAAAGTGCAGCGTTTTCACACCACGGGGCTCTTGGCAGCgcaggtttggaaagcagggaCTGAATCAGGACCCCGCAGCTCCGCAGGGACGATACTCGCTGCTCCTGGGCAGGGCGAAGCAGAAAATGGCTCTGGAACAGGCAGGGATGACCGGGGAACCCCGGTGCGAAATCCAGCCAGCTCCTGCACCCGCACGTCCCCACGCTGGGAGGGGACGGCTTCGCCAAGGCTCCCGGGGCTGAGGGAGGTGACACTCTGGCTCCTGTCACTCCCGTTGAGCAATCGGCCGGGGCAAAGGGCCAGGATTAGTCACCCCAATTGAGGAACGtcctgggggggcggggggaggcaggctttCTGGTCCTACCTGCCCTGGCCCCTCCAAACCCAGCGCCAGGAGAAGGCTGAGCCCACCCCAACCACGCGTGGGACCTCCTGGGCAAGACTGAACGCGGCAGGTCACATTTGGGATGGAGGGCTTTGGGCTTCGGTTGCAGCCACTGAGCTGGGGTTTGCTGCGTCCCCTCCATCGCTTCCAGCCCCAACTCCTGCCCGGCAGCCAGACCACCGTTGCCGGAGCCCTGCTTGCACATCCCACCCGGCGAGGTACCACcgcagctgcttgctggggaggcaggagcgCCCCAGAGCCGGGTTAcccccaggcagctgcagggtccCTCTCTGTACCCCAAAACATAGTGTCTGGATCAGGCCACATCAGCCAGCCCGCCGTGTGCAAATGTGGGTACCGGGATGAAATAAATGCTGAGTGTTTTCGGCAACCCCCAGCCATTGCAAGGTGGGTCAGGGCTCGGCTCCGTGCTGGGAGCCTCGCCAGGGCTGTGGGATGGATGAGATGGACTAAAGTCCGGAAGACGGGGCCAGCGTGACCCCAGGAGCATCTGCCCCAGGAAAGGTTGGGGGTGTGCAGGCTCCATCACGGGGCTCTTGCTCGAAGGCTGTGAGTTTCAGTATGAAAAGCCTctccaaaaattaaaaagccccCGGACCAGGCACCCAGGGCAATCCTGGTGCCTGCCCGGTGACAGCCAGCCAGCGCCGTCTCTCTTGGTGCCGTGACACGGGGGAGGTGCTGTGTGTGGCTCAGCCTcggccggccccgccgggcacTGAGGAGCCggccagccctggccctgggcACGGAGCCGTGCGGGGAGGTTGTGAGAGCTGGGGACAAGGGACCAGCCCAGCTGTGGGTCCTCCAGCCCCGCTCGGGCCTGGCAGAGCTTTTTGCAGGCAGCATGGCCGTGGGCAGCATCCCCCACTTGCCCTCAGAGACCTGTTTCAGTAGCCTTAACCCTATGGCCACTGGCCACGGCAGGGGCAGCCCCTGTGCACGGGGCTGGGCCAGGACCCAGGGTGGCTCCGGGGTGGGTGACGCTCCCTGGCCCTGGGGCGCCCACGTCCCTTTGCTCTCCTGGTGCTAAAGACACAGACCCACGTACATTTGAGAGCTTTGCTGCGCGCCCCGTCCCACGCGGTGCCAGGGATGCCGAGAGCATCATCCTGCGCGTCCCAGCCAGGGGCCGAGGATGGGGATCGGGGTCCTGACGGCTCCCTGGTCCCCTCCGTCCCCACCACCCTCTGTGAAACGTGGCCGGGAGGACCCCGGGGAACACCCCGCGCTCCCCGCCAGCACAACCCTCTCACGGGACGTGCTGTGGGGGCCGGGGGCCTCCCTCCTGGCCCCGAAAAGCTGCTGGACCggctgggaggctggggagcATCGTCCTCCTACACGGCCCAGCCACGCTGCGATTTCAGGCACTGTCGAAATCGGTTAACTGCTGGGAGCCCAACGGGAGCCCCAGCGGCCTCCAGACACCCATGGGCCCCGAGAAGTGGCAGGGGTGGATGGCTACCGGCACCCCCCGGCTCCCACCTCAcacaccacaccccccccccccccaagtttaACCCTCCCGGGCTGCTCGTGTCCCCAGACCACCGGGTCAAGGGCCAGTGAGAGCCCTTGGCTGGTTTTTCACGTCGGCCGGCCCCAATTTGGCTAATTACAGGTCTGGGGCTGGTTCCCAGGCTGGGAGCGCTTGGGGCCAGGCAGAGGCACCTCGCTGGCCTCCCCCCCGGGAACGGGCTGGGCTCCCCAAAACTGCCGGGGgccccccccagctcagccAGGACCTGCCGAGCAAATTGCAACCTGCCGGGGCCGCTGACCTGGTCCTTGGCGGGGCCGAGGCAGCACCCACGTTTGCTTCTTGGCTTCTATGAGATGctgtggtggggatggggagggggatggggagggggcaggcaagaggctggggcggggggttcGCAGGGGTTAATCCCCTCGGCTGGGCTCTGCACCCCGGCTCTGCTCCAGGTGACGTGTCCCATCCCGGGCAAACAGGTTCTGGTTTGCGCAGCTCAACTCCCACAGCAGCCAGCGCTTTCCCACGGCAGAGCCCTTGCAAACCTCGTTACATCCCAGGCCGGTCCCTgcacagggagcagcagccccatgAGCTTTGCACCGGCTGCCCTGTGatgggaggggggtggggggtgtttctccagctctgcctcagtttccccaaaaCCCAGGAGCTCCTGGCACCCCAGGAGCCAGGTTTTGGCCATGCCGTGGCTCGGGGCTGGCATGTCCCCCACGTCCCCAGCTGGGGACCCCGCTGAACTGGGGTGGCGTGTCCTGAGTCACGGCGCGTTTCCTCCCGGCATCCCGGCGTTTCCCATCAAAGGCCGGTTCTTGCCCAGCCCTACTGCTCTTGATCTGATGAGCTCATAGCCCAGGGTGCCATgactgtattttattataattatttttcatgttgaaaCTcgtgctggcggggggggggggggggggccgtgctCGGTGAGCTGCGCCCTTCGCCGTGGCCAGGCGCCAGGGACAAAAGTGCTGAGCTTTCACCCGCCCCAGCGCGTCCGGACCTCGACGGGGACGTCCCCACCCCGATGACACCCCACGGCTGTCCCCATGTCACTGCCGATGCTGCTTTTGGGgacaccccaccaccccccttGGACACAGAGGAGAGCTGGTGGGGGAGGACCTGGGGACCTGCACAGGGGCCTCGGTGACAGGTTTTGGGGCACCGTGGATTTGCACCAAGGGGTTGGGACACCCCGCTGCAGGGTTGGGGACCTTGGTGCACCTCGCGGAGCAGCCAACCCTCCCCGTGGTGCTGCCGAAACCCTCGCCCCGCGGAGGCAGAGCCCGCCCGGTGAGCCCTTCCATGGGCTGCGGTTTTGCAGTCGCCGAGGGACGGGGCTCGCTGGGCACCCCAAGACCCcaccatggggctgggggggggggggatcaggAGCAGCCGAACCGGTGCTGCGGATCCCGGGGGATCCTGGTGGGGCGGGAGGCGAAGAGGgtgcccggcggcggcgggagctgCCCGGACACGTGTGCGGGGGAGAGACGAGGCAGACCAGAGGCAGGCGTGCAGGAGACGGTTTATTGGAGACGCACAGAGGCTTTGGCAATAGGCGACACCCCCCCCGGGATGGGGGGGCTGCCTGGAccccctcccctcaccccatcccagcccctcacctcctccctctgcagctccagccctctggaATGGCAGGTTTGGAGCTGGCACATGCTGGGCTGTGCCCCCCCACCCAAAATGTTAAATAgtggggggctggcagcccgCCGGGATGGAGGcaaccccctccctccctttccacCCCACTGACAAGAGcatgggggagagggaagacgggggggggggggggccatgCCAAAGCCGCCCAGCAAACACCAcgcagagccccccccccgccccgctcccggcatccaggctgggggggggccgtgggggaGCCAAGACGccttcccctcccaaaaaaccaaacaaacaaacaaaaaaaaaaaaaaccaaaaaaaaaaaaccaccatgaAGAGATGCCGAAGGGACTGGAGGCGGGGGAGCAGGTGGGGGCCGGTCCCCGGCTCCACGGGGGCCGTTCAGTTCTTGGGCTCTTCGCCAGCCTCGCCGCCGTCTTCTCCGGCACACTCGGCTGTCCATAGCGTGAGGTTGTCCCTGAGCAGCTGCATGATGAGGGTGCTGTCCTTGTAGGAGTCTTCGCTGAGCGTGTGCAGGTCCCCCATGGCCTCGTCGAAGGTGGTCTTGGCCAGGGAGATGGCCTGGTCGGGGGCGTTGGCGATCTCGTAGTGGAAGACGGAGAAGTTGAGGGCCAGCCCCAGGCGGATGGGGTTCGTGGGCTGCATCTCCTTTTTGCTGATGTCCATGGCCTCTTGGTAGGCTTCCTGGGCGTTGTCTATCGTCTTCTTGCGGTCGTCCCCGGTGGCCACCTCAGCCAGGTATCGGAAGTAGTCTCCCTTCATCTTCAGGTAGAAGACCTTGCTCTCAGGATCGCTCGCCTTCTTGATTAGATACTTGTCCAGCAAGGTCAGGACGTTCTTGCAAACGCCATTCAGCTCCCTTTCCACCTTCTCCCGATACTCGTTCACCAGCTGCGCTTTGTCGTCCCCCTCTTCGGTTTTGTGCTCGATGCTGGAGATGACCCTCCACGCCGAGCGCTGGCACCCCACCACGTTCTTGTAGGCGACGGAGAGGAGGTTGCGTTCCTCGTTGGACAACTCGTCCCCGTGTTCCACCACCGCCTTCATGAAGTCCGCCATGTCCTCGTAGCGCTCAGCCTGCTCGGCCAACTTGGCCTTCTGCACTTGGTGGTTTCTTGCCATGGCTGGGACGCGGGCGCAGGGCAGACGCTTGGGCGaggagcagggccaggagctGTCGGAGCCTCTGCCGAGCTCCGCCGCCGGGATTCGTTTTTGGCTGAGCGTCGGAGCCTCGAGCGAGAGCAGGAGGAGCCAGCGAAGCCGAAGGAgtgtccttctcctcctcctcctctgcttcctccccgCCGAGCCCGGccttaaaaggaaaattgcCGTGAATCATTGCCCGCGGGCGGcgggtgctggggaaggggcgaGGGGGGCGGCCAACgccctgccctccccatggGTCCCCGGGGAGGGTTCGGCTGTGGGTGCAGCACCTGTGGGTGCCCCGGGGGAAGGGGGTGTCCCCCCGCAGCCAACCCCCCACCCCTGGTCCGAGGGGATGTCCATCCCGCTGCCAAAGGTGCTTGGCAGGGGGACGGCGGGTGGGTTATCGGTTGGGGGGGACGCGCGGAGACGCGGCAGCGTTCAgcccttcccaccccaccccggaGAAACGGGCCACGGGGTGTGTCTGGTCATAAAAATGgtttcctcccacccccccacccccacccccaaatcaTATCACTGTCGTTTTTATATGGTGATTAACTTCGCTGGTAATTGCGAGGGCTTGACGGGCAGGTATTTATTCCCACAGGTGGGGAAACCGAGGCAGAGAGGCTCAGCAACTCGCCCAAGCGCTGTGGGAGGGACCGCCCCAAAGCGGGGCACCATCGCCC
This genomic window from Grus americana isolate bGruAme1 chromosome 23, bGruAme1.mat, whole genome shotgun sequence contains:
- the SFN gene encoding 14-3-3 protein sigma, yielding MARNHQVQKAKLAEQAERYEDMADFMKAVVEHGDELSNEERNLLSVAYKNVVGCQRSAWRVISSIEHKTEEGDDKAQLVNEYREKVERELNGVCKNVLTLLDKYLIKKASDPESKVFYLKMKGDYFRYLAEVATGDDRKKTIDNAQEAYQEAMDISKKEMQPTNPIRLGLALNFSVFHYEIANAPDQAISLAKTTFDEAMGDLHTLSEDSYKDSTLIMQLLRDNLTLWTAECAGEDGGEAGEEPKN